One genomic segment of Rhizobium sp. 11515TR includes these proteins:
- a CDS encoding MEKHLA domain-containing protein, with product MTDRPESNAVDLSVNEAFFELLTGSFQRIVGSSLIGEGAGPDWLYRDAPFVVLAHNTDADPRFVYANKAAQNCFGYSWDEFITLPSRLSAELPNRAERQQLLDAVTRHGFISDYRGLRIAKSGRRFWIEAGIVWQLVDRDGNLRGQAATFSKWQDA from the coding sequence ATGACTGATAGGCCTGAAAGCAACGCTGTCGATTTATCGGTTAACGAAGCGTTTTTCGAACTTCTGACCGGCAGTTTTCAACGCATTGTCGGCTCTTCCTTGATTGGCGAGGGCGCGGGGCCAGATTGGCTCTATCGCGACGCGCCGTTTGTGGTCCTCGCCCATAATACGGATGCCGATCCGCGTTTCGTCTACGCCAACAAGGCCGCGCAGAATTGTTTCGGATACTCATGGGACGAGTTCATAACGCTGCCCTCGCGGCTTTCGGCCGAGCTTCCCAATCGGGCGGAGCGTCAGCAATTGCTGGACGCGGTGACCCGTCACGGTTTCATCTCCGATTATCGCGGTCTGAGGATTGCGAAATCCGGACGGCGTTTCTGGATCGAGGCCGGTATCGTCTGGCAGCTCGTGGACCGAGATGGCAATTTGCGCGGGCAGGCTGCAACGTTTTCCAAATGGCAGGATGCATAG
- a CDS encoding DUF1127 domain-containing protein, producing MRVFEKIKRFSEQRRAIRELSALDDHVLRDLGIARSHIPYAVSGARGN from the coding sequence ATGAGAGTATTTGAGAAAATCAAGCGCTTTAGCGAACAGCGCAGAGCCATACGCGAGCTTTCCGCCCTCGACGATCATGTCCTTCGTGACCTCGGCATTGCCCGCTCGCATATCCCCTACGCCGTTAGCGGTGCCCGCGGCAACTAA